TCTTTAAGTTCTTTTATTAGCAACTAAGAACTTTTGCTTTCTGTTCATGCATGTTTTTAAACTAGTATTCCATTTGActtaaaatgcctttttaaagTGATTAATAAATATTCCTTCTACTTGTTTGAATCAAGCATGTATTTGTAACATTCTCATACCTCACAAATTGTTACTTCAGGTCTGGCACCTTGTTGCTTTAAACCGGTTTTCAGTTAATAGCTGCATAAACTCTTTTTTCTAACTAGTTTAACACTACAGATgtactaattttttcttttctactgcaGATGAAGTAGGGGAAAATAATGGCCATGGTGTAACTGCTACTGAGTTAGATCCCTTTCTGACAAACTCATCTGAAAGTGCAAAGTTTGCTTCTGAGTCGAGTAGAAGTCTAacagaagaacaacaacaaagaattgAGAGAAATAAACAACTGGCCTTGGAAAGAAGACAGGCAAAGCTACTGAGTAATAGTCAGTCCCTAGGAAACGGTAAATTTTATGCTGGATTTTATGTGCTACCATTAATATATCAAGGGCATGTTAgaaattttaacttatttactCTTCACCAAAATAAAATACCTCTAGGTATAGGCAAATGTGATATAGTATATTAAGCTTATGTATATTTGAGAGAGAGTGGACTTGAGAGCTAGCTGGAATCCTCAAAGAATATGCATCCAGGACGGTTTTCTGGGTAGCTGAGTGTctcttaaaaaattgttttaatcatttaaaatttattctggaTCTTTCGAAAACATGTTCTTCCCTGACTCCTTAAAACATGTGACATATAGTTTTATCTTTATGATAATTAAAACATTACTGTGGTACTTTACTAAACATATAAAATTCTCTGTACCCATTGAGGACTTTAGAGCCATTTGCTGTGAAGTGAATAGGTCCAAAAATGCTTTTTATTGTAGCGTTTCACTTCTGTTGTGAGCCGTCATGTTTGATTTCTTGTTGATGCTCTTGTCTCTTTTAAAACTGCCTTAAAATTTGCTGTTTTTTAAACAGACTGTGGGTTTGGAAACTAGACAAGTTtgttaaaactatatttaaaaataattgcaaattgGTTTTGAATGAAGCACGCACAGTCGCATTTATCTTTGTCAATTTCCAATccagttttttccttttgaaatgggAAAATAGGAATTACAGTAAGTAGTGAAGATTACATGTTGTAAAACAAGTTTCAcccaaaataatgaaattctcaAGTGAAAAATATTCAGTggtattattatgattttttccagttagaatgattttttttttaacatctttattggagtaaaattgctttacaatgttgtgttcgtttctggtgtttaacaaaatgaatcagctacacatatacatatattctgatatctcctccctcttgtatctccctcccaccctctctatcccacccctctgggtggtcacaaagcaccgagctgatctccctgtgctatgcggctgcttcccactagctatctattttacatttgatagtgtatatatgtcaatgccactctctcacttcgtcccagcttacccttccacctccccatgtcctcaagtctattctctacgtctgcatctttattcctgtcctgtccctatgttcatcagaaccatttttttttttttagattccatatatatgtgttagcatacggtatttgtttttctcttcctgacttcactttgtatgagactctaggtccatccacctcactacaaataactcaatttcatttctttttatggctgagtaatattccattgtatatatgtgccacatcttctttatccattcatctgtcgatggacacttaggttgcttccatgtcctggctgttgtaaatagtgctgcaatgaacattgtggtacgtgactcttaaaaatatggaacgcttcacgaatttgtgTCATacttgcacaggggccatgctaatcttctctatCATTCCAAtattagtatatgtgctgctgaagtgagcattaattttttaagtttctgtaaaatttttttaaattatttatttatttttgtttggctgcattgggtctttgttgctgcacgcgggctttctctagttggagcaagcgggggctactctttttttttttttttttgcggtacgcaggcctgtcactgttgtggcctctcccgttgcggagcacaggctcagtggccatggctcacgggcccagctgctccgtggcatgtgggatcttcccggaccggggcacgaacccgtgtcccgtgcatcggcaggtggactctcaaccactgtgccaccagggaagccctggggggctactcttcattgcagtgtgcaggcttctcattgcagtggcttctcttgttgtggagcatggcctctaggtgcatgggcttcagtagttgcagcacgtgggctcagtagttgcggcatgtgggccctagagcacgggcttctgtagttgaggctcgtggtctctagagcgcaggctcagtagttgtggtgcacgggcttagttgccccatggcatgtgggatcttcccagaccagggatcgaacctgtgtctcctatattagcaggaggattcttaaccactgtgccaccagggaagtctaggATGAATTTAACTTTTAACTTAACAAATGGATGTTTTGTACTACCTTGTGAAAAATTTAATGAAGATACAACTATTGTTGATGACAGTTCTTCCTTGCTGTCATTATCAAAGTTTACATGGCAATAAGCATTTTAAGGCTCATCTTCTATTTATAATATATGactttaagggacttccctggtggtgtagtggataggaatccgcctgccagtgcaggggacatgggttcaatctctggtccaggaagatcccacatgccatggagcaactaagcctgtgcgccacaaccactgagcctgtgctctagagcccatgagccacaactactgagttcttgtgccacagctactgaagcccacgtgccctagagcccatgctccgcaacaagagagaccactgcaatgagaagcccacgcactgcaactagagaaagcccgtgcaaagcaacaaagacccaacgcagccaaaaaaaaataaaaattaaacaaaagatatttataatatgactttaaaatttttcactagAAATGAGTATCTTAAATGTTCTTTACTGTAGACCACTTTGACATACATCTCATAAgaacatttgattttttaaaacttctatctagtagtgattttttaaatgagaacagCTGTGTTTGACTATGGTTCAAAAGTCTGAGTTCAAGACTTGCATTTTGAATGgattttatacatgtataaaaatgGCTTTATTTGGAATTATCATAATTAACATTAACTAAAGTGATTGTAGATTTCATCTCTACTGATTTAAACTTGTGAAGAAGTTTGTATTAGGTAAGATTGGATCAGGTGCTTGTAATGAATAATAATGATTTCTCTTGCAGACTTGTTAATGAACACACCCAGTACACAGACACCTGAAGAGGGTAGTACAGGTGAAGAGCAAAAGGAGGAAGAATCAAATGGATTTAACAAAGACCTTCTAGACGATCCACATAATGATGCTGCTGCCAATACTGTAAATGAAGAGGAGgcattaaaaatagagaaaatgcaactGGACcagtccttttaaaatatataatagtaaCTTAAGGCTTCATCTAGAAATGTTACTGAGGTTGGATAGGCCTCAAATGAGAAAATCTATTAACTTGCTATCTTCCAAATTTGAGATGACTTTGCATTTTGCCTACTTTGAGTGAAAATCCTTATATAGTGAAACTTTTATAGATTCCTGTTTAAAATCTGGTATTATTTATACTTGTTTCTTATTCACTTTCATTGTCTATTTATTCTccttagtgtttatttttatatgggTATGACCTTGTAAAAATGATTGGTAGTTAATAAGTAGCTTCCACTGCTAGTGTGCCATTGAATGCCCTGTTTTTACTAAACTGGGTGGTGTTTTaagatgtaaatatataataaatgctaatgttctttttttctttttaaataaaaagctcACAAACTATCCCTAGAGGCTTTATAAAAGTTTCTCATTGCTATTTAGTTCTACACTTTACACTTTTGGTAATATGTTCACAGTTGTTATATGTTTACATGTCTTTTGAGGAGTCACTTTAATACTTAAAGGGCCACATGAAAAGCTGATACATTGCCTGGCCTGCATAGGTGCTGGGGACGTTCACATGCTCCTTGGTACCTTACTGACTAGTTAGTTGGAGAGAAACTTGCAAAGTATAATGGGGAACACAGAGCACATAAGGAGGATTCGGTGGAGATGCCAAGGATTGGGAAGAACATGTACAATAATATAGAAATGAAAATCTAGGAAATGAGAGATTTGGGAATGGTGAATATGAGGCTGAAGTGTTAGGGCCACGTGGTGGGAGGACATAATTGGAGTTTTTCCTGCCTGAGTTTATCAACTTGGTGGAAGGGTAGTTGCAGATAGAAAGTACCACGTTGAGAATCAAGTTTAAAGGTTGGTCTGGTTCTTAGCAGGAGAGTCCcatgggggagagggaaaggcaaAGCTAGTTTTTACAAACTAGGACATGGGAAGGTTGCTTTTTGGGGGGAAGACTGGCAGAGTGATGGTGCTAAGTAACAAGTCTCCAGCAAGGGCAACTGCAATGCAACTCATCATTTGAGGAGAGGGTGGGAATGGAGGTTTGAGAGAATAGACCTTACCCTATGCACCCCACCCTGCTCCCTATGCCCTATCCCCAATTGGTGCTGGGAACAGCAGGGGTGACTGAGTCAAATACGAAATAGGGAGTTTTAAAGTGGATACGTGGACAGGACAGAGCTTATTATCTGAAGGTGACTGAAAAGTTAATCTGGCAGATGTCAGAGGGGCCTATGACCCAAATGGCCCAGTGTAGCAATTACTGGAAAGATTAATACTGTAAAAGAATGGATTTGAAACAAGCTAACCAAAAGTCAATTCTGGGTTTATTAACAAGACCAGCAACATGAtttgcagagccaggattcagtaTCTACTTACCTCTGAAAAACCACTTTCCATAGTGACCTAACTGTACTTTATTTAATGCAACTTAAATTAATGATAAGAAAACATTTCACAAATATCTGATATATCTACCCAATCCCATTCAGGGATTGGGTGACATTGGGTGACGCCGAAAATTATATCTTAATGTTTAAAAGAAGGTAAAACATTCACGTAAGACAAAGGTCTTTTAATGAAGTAAGAAGAGTTTCATATTCCATAACTGTTGGAAACATCCAGGAGAGCTAGGTCTCTTATTTCCTCTAGAAGTGTGTACAGGCTTCTTCCCTTTGTTTGGCAATATTTTTGATAATCTTTCTCGATGACATTTACTTGGACTTCTTGAGCAAGCTGAGCTTCCTCCATAGATCTAGCTACTTCTTTCACTAAATCACTCTTTAGCAAGAGGGAACTCTGCTGAAAAAGTTCTGTATCTGGCATCATGTATGGTTTGTTGCTTATTATTTCAAGCCTTATTGTATCAGAATGGCAACGTGAGGCCTGTACAGATATTCTCACCTGTCATAGAGGagaaaatgcatattactaaatcACAGTCTTTGTTCTTTGCAGTGAAAGCAACACTTAACATAAATACAGACTTACTGTTACGTGGTCAAACAAATGGAACGTAACAGATTCCCCTCCTGTCGTGGTAGAGGTGATTTTGTTTTGAAATCGTTGAAGGGATCCTGGTttccattcagaatggccatctggGCTGCATGAGATCACCaaaccatctttattttttagataagcAGCACTTTTAATCCCAAACCTGAATCATTGTCAGAATAAAAATCCAGAGATAATATATTCTTAGTATGCAGGTTTTGTATACTTATCTAGAATGCTAGTTTTTCTTACAGATTAAAAacaacttttccaaaaaaaaaaaaaaaagaacttttcatCTGATTTACCTCCAAATATATTTCATTGAGCAGATGGAAACAAAATGTTTTGctaaataacaaagtaaaattcTTAAGACTGATACAGATGTACTAGATTCTAATATGCATTTATACTTACATAATgaattatatattattacattatGTACATATGGTAACTACAAAACAGTTGCTAAAATAAATGCTTTAATAAATTACATCTAATGTACCATTTATATACCATGTCTATACTTTAAGGTTAACCATGATTTCTTAACAACTATTGTGTTAGAAATAACATACCTTGGTATAAACACAAGCACACCGTTTGTCCTAATTGAATAAATAACCCCATCAGATATGCAACGCTCCTCAGTTTCTGGGTCTTTGTCTTTAAAATACATGCACTGGAAGAGCTCTGTAGACTGCTTCTGAGAATGCTGTGCTGCCTGTAAGAAGAAGCACAACCCCAAAGCATGATGATGGACTTCCCTGACATCCCCAGAAGAAATATGTGATTCATATTCCCACAGAaacaatgtcttttaaaaaaggctaggttagggcctccctggtggcgcaagtggttgagagtccgcctgccgatgcaggggatacgggttcgtgccccggtctgggaggatcccatatgccgcggagcggctgggcccgtgagccctggccgctgagcctgcgcgtccggagcctgcgcgtccggagcctgtgctccgcaacgggggaggccacaacagtgagaggcccgcataccgcaaaaaaaaaaaaaaaaaaataaataaaaaaataaaaaataaaaaaataaataaaaaaataaaaaaataaaaaaggctagGTCTAGAAAACTATTAATACAAACATTCTTCTCTATCATAATTAAGTCAATTTTGTGGGACCCTTTATCATTCCCTCAAAAATGTCTTAGAAAATTAATTCTTTTAAGAAAACAACTCGTTTGTTATTTAAAAACTGTCTAGTTCATTCAGGAGGAGGAAAAGTATCCAGGTCTATGTCTTAcctttattttcaagtctgtCCTACCAAAATCCTGCTGGTAGAAGTGCAAATTAGAACTACTATTCTGAAGGGCAATTTAGTAATAGGTATGAAAGTTTTATTTGTACAGCCCTTTTGACTCAGCAATTCATTATTACCAGGAATTTATCCAGGCAAAATGTGAGAAGTCTGTAAAAGTGTATACACAAGGATGGTTTGTAAACTAAATTGCCTGGAACAGTGCTGCctaacagaactttctgcaatgatggaaacgTTCTGTATCTGTGTTGTCCCATAGGTAGCCACAAGCCACATGTGTCTGTTGGGCAcgtgaaatgtggctagtgtgactgaggaactgaatttttaatttaaaccaACATGACTAGTGGCTATAATGTTGCACAGTATCAAACTAGAACCCTGGatacagaaaataatattaaacatttaGGCAGCTTCCAATTTTATGTATCACCAAATGGTCTAGTTCTAAGCTGTACAACATTATGGCCACTAGCaacaatataaaatagaatacaaaGCAGTTTCTAAAACAATGATGTAACTATATTGACATGGTGTGCTATCAATAACATGTTACGTGAAAAAAGGCAGATTTCAAACAGCAGGTATGACtggataattttataaataaaaagaattgtcTAGAATTGTTATTATCTTTGTGTAGTAAGATGATAATCTTTCACATTTCTACATTTTGGGAAAAACATCTAACCCGTGGTAAATCTCATAAATCCACAATAAGTCACTTCAGAACATTTGTAAATGTATTGAGAGCTACTCAACAAACTTTATGATTTTTCATGTTATTTCATTGGTTGGAATAATTCTAGAGTTTAATTTGCTAGAATATACAGTACCTCATTCCACTATACAATAAAGCTTTTCTGTTAGCAAAAGAGATGATGGGTAAGAGAATTAAAAATTCCCTCTTACTCGGTTTCTGTtgttgatatgtctgcataattCCTCAAGATCTTTGTTGCTGAACAAATTTTccttaatttccattttcttatcttttgaaATGGCTGCCAATAACAGTCGGTGTACTATAATATCTGAGTATCTTCTTATTGGAGAGGTAAAGTGAGTATATTTATCTAATGCTAGACCttcaaaaataaaccaaaaaaatcaaaataaacaaaaaaatatactttttaaacaaCTTGCTCAAGCTTATGGGCACACAGAGTAAAATTTTATCATTCACCATAGTGATGGAACTCTTCCTCGGCACATGATCCAGTGGAGAAATACAGTGCATTAGACATGGCTTGTGTAGCCATTGATCGAAGCAACCAGTTGACAATGGGATCATTGGGGTCATTTGCATTATCCAGAGAATCAGCCAGTGCTTTATTGGACctgacaaaaaaatgtaaaaacctttATGTAGTCCCCAGCAATAATTTACAAGTCAACACTCATCATCTGAATATGTTCAACTGCCAgtagttaaatttattttggaCACATTTCAGAAGCAACTTTTTTCAACTATAGAAATCtagtttgtggggcttccctggtggtgcagtggttaagaatatgcctgccaatgcaggagacatgggttcgagccctggtcaggcaggatcccacatgccacagagcaactaagcccgtgtgccacagatactgagcctgcactctagagtccacaggccacaactactgagcccgtgtgccacaactactgaagcctgcacgcctagagcccatgctccacaacaagagaagccaccgcaatgagaagcctgcgcaccgcaatgaagagtagcccctgcttgccacaaccagagaaaagcccatgcagcaacgaagacccaacacagccaaaaaaaagaaatctagtttGCTTTTGAGGTTTAAACAAAGAGTGTCAGAATTCAAATAcaattctttcctttcctttttttttgtgccatgctgcgtggcttgcaggatcttagttccccgaccagggatcgaacctcggccatggcagtgaaagcaccaagtcctaaccactggaccaccagggaattccctcaaataCATTTCTTAAGTACTGAAGAGTAATGTGCTGAACTTATGAGATGAAGTTATGCTCAGCACATAGTGGGTGGCCAGGTACTTGCTGAATTAGATTCCTAACATCCTTAACCTTAAACATCCTGTACAGGTCAAAgaatggattttttctttttttaaatcaagaattaTTGAgccagggactcccctggtggtccagtggttaagactccatgctttgatccctggtcggggagctaagatcctgcatgccaggcagcccagccaaaaaaaaataaaaaattgagccAGAgagagttaaaaaacaaaacagaactaaaCCTGAGGTACACAAGTAAAAGAAACccataaaaagaaaacctttttcttttttttaaagagggcgAGCGGAAGCATGCTATTTACTTACTTTTAAGTAGTTTTTTAAAACCCAGGAAATATAGAGTTATAGTAACAATTTAATAATATAGTATACAATTCAGTTCTGTACCGTAGCCTGCCAGGAGAAATGGGGAAGGAGAACGGCGGATGATGAAAGGAGAAGCACTGTGACAGTGGGCACTAATGTGAGCTTTCAAGTCTGACAGACATGGATTCCAATCCTGGTTCTGCCCTAACCTGCTGCTAAATTATCGGCAAATTAACCCCTCCAGACTtaatttccctatctgtaaaatatgaatgaatgatccAAGCTAACACCTGAAAGCCCTTAGCATGTGCGTCTGGCACGCACACAGAGCTCAACCACGGACTAAACCAGTTAAGAGATACTATCGCCTAAAGAGAGAGGcaaaaaaatccattttcataaatgaataaaagatatATTAATTAGCACCTGTTACTGAcaacaaaatattgaaaaaagaatCCCCTTTATACATCATTTTTAAcagggaaaatattttatcctGGAGGTGGGGAGTAAAAACGCCTCATTCTACGGAGGGATGGTATAAATTTACCATCAGTGTGGTGTCTTACGATATTGCCACAGAGATAGGCtgcatttttaaagtattgaaatAGAGGATTAAGTCTTCGCATTTGCCTAAGGGGCAGATGAAATTAAATCAAGTATAACAGGTTCCTTACTTTTATATTACAAACTGTAGTGGGTCAAAATTACGCCTAAATAAACTTGTTTTAATTTGAAgcctctagggaattccctggcagtccagtggttaggactccgagcttccactgcaggggggcatgggttctatccttgattggggaacaaagatcccacaagccaagcggtgtggcaaaaaaaaaaaagaaaaaaatgaagccaaTATACCTACATTATAGTAAATGAAGAAAGCCAAGAAGTTTTCTATTTTTGGTCAAAGATCTGGCTGTCACATTTTAAGAACTACTGTAAGATCAATAAGTGTACAGCATCCCCCTCCAGTTCCCTGCCCACTCAAAAGAGGAATTACCGTGTATCTATGAAGAAGCCCTTTGCTTTAGCACATTCTCGGAGTTCAGAAAAAAACTCCTGGTGTGGAGGAGGGTGCCGGCGCAGCAAGGCCTGGTGAGGGAAGCTCTCGCAGATCTTCTTGGCTACCCAGTGGTTGGCCAGGATCATGCATTCAGCTACCGTCTCATGGACTTCCAGGGGCTGCTTGGGGATGAGGTCGTGAATGTTCTTCTTCTCGTCAAGCTGGACGCGAACCTCTACCCCTTCCAGCTCCAGGGCTCCGCATTGGTCTCGTTTGGCTCGGATGTGGCGGGCTATGTCCGTCAACTTTCCTATTGCCCACAGTAACTCCTCTAGCTTGGCTTGTCGGCTCTTCTCATCCAGGTCCCTGAATTCTGGAATATCATCAACAATGTCGACGTTTCCGTCCAGTAATTCTTGGGCTGCTTCATAAAACAGTTTGTATGCTGATCGAATAATGGTTCTGCCGTACCATACTTTCTTAATTTCATAGGACGTTTTATCCAATTCCCACATGATGCTTACAGCATACCTACAAAACCAGTCACACATCATTATTTAATTCTTCCATTTTTGAAATAAACAGAACTAGACCctaaatgtaatgaaaaaaatgacattgcTACAGGGTTCTGGTCCGATGTTTCAATCCATCACTCCACTGCTAaatcaaaagatatttaaaattaaaacaaggtTAGATTAGGTTCTGGGGAGCTCTGAGCAAATCTGAAATAAGTTCACATGGAATGTTACAAACCTGACTTTACGGTTCTCCATTTTCCTTGGAACAGCATAGCACTGATAGAGTTAGGTCTACTGGGCTCGCTAGCAAAGAAGAGCAAAGTCTTTCGAGTGCTACAGGATGACACTGAACTAGGATATCAGCCTTGATGGTAGATTCATTAGCAAAAAGGTCACTTAGTAAAGAATCACTTTACCACCAAATCACTCTAACATTTGCAACTCACATAAAAAACACTGGGCTAATTTCTTAATGTATAAAGAGCTCTTAGATATCAAATACTAATAGatcaagaaagcaaaagaaaaaggggCAAGAAACATGAAATAGTTCACAGAAAAGGATATACAAATGACTGTTAGGCATACAAAaaaatgtttgactttactcatagtagaaaaatgcaaatcaaaaccactctaagataccatttttatttttcaaattggcAAAGACACAAAAAACACAACATATTGTGCTGGCAAGGCTGTGGGGAAACTAGCATTCTCATACATTGACGGAGAGAATATAATTGGTATAACCTCTGTGGAAGGCGATTTGGTTATTATCTATTTAAACACAAATGCATATACCCGTTGacacagaaattccacttctaggactTTATCTTCCAGAGatactgtacttttaaaaatgtgaaatgattTATATTCCACGTAATTCAGTACAgttttgtttataatagcaaaagtttggaaacaatctaaatttcCACAGATAGATAACTGTTATTAATATGGAATGATTTCCATATTAATGATCTCCAAGATacattgttaatttaaaaaaaagcaaggtctggggcctccctggtggcgcaagtggttgagagtccgcctgccgatgcaggggatacgggttcgtgccccggtctgggaggatcccatatgccgcggagcggctgggcccgtgagccatggccgctgagcctgcgcgtccggagcctgcgcgtccggagcctgtgctccgcgacgggagaggccacaacagtgagaggcccgcataccgcaaaaaaaaaaaaaaaaaaaaaagcaaggtctgaacagtatatatatatatatatatatatatatatatatatatatatacacacacacatacatacatatggtCGCCATTTGTATAACAAAGAAAGACCACATGTCCATAggtatgcatgcatgtgtgtgtgcttatttttgaaataatagaaaatatatattggtctttGCCCCTAGCTCTTGATACAGGGCTTCTGAAACCCTTGTAAATTCCTGGGAGGTAgaagtgtcttttgttctaatgaggagactctgggtgggctcctggatgagggctggtcactgcaaagaccaagccatgattagaagctttcAGCCCTGCCCCTCATTCTCCTGAGAAGGGAGAAGAGCTGAAAATGGAGTTACTGATCGATCATGCCAacgtgatgaagcctccataaaatccccAAAGCGtcaggttcagagagcttctggattggtgaacacatggaggtgctgggGAGAGTGGCACCCTTGGGCCTGGAAGCTCTGTgtccttcccacataccttgctcTACACATCTCTTCCATCTagatgttcatctgtatcctttatcatatacttttataataaaccagtagaTGTaggtaaactgttttcctgagttctgagagctgctctagcaaattaattgaacttgaggagggggtctgggaacctctgatttatagccagttggtcagaagtacaggtaagaATGTGGACttgcaactggcatctgaagtcTAAAGagggggtcgtgggaacctctAATCTACAGCTGGTCGTTCAGAAGCATGCTGACAATCTGGGCTTGTGATGGTGTCTGAAGTTGAGGAGTGGGGacagtcctgtgggactgagTC
This sequence is a window from Mesoplodon densirostris isolate mMesDen1 chromosome 4, mMesDen1 primary haplotype, whole genome shotgun sequence. Protein-coding genes within it:
- the DIS3L gene encoding DIS3-like exonuclease 1 isoform X5, whose protein sequence is MEKWQSRSIYNAATWYYHHCQDRMPIIMVTEDEEAIQQYGSETEGVFVISFKNYLDNFWPDLKAAHELCESILQSRRERENESQESHGKEYPEHLPLEVLEAGIKSGRYIQGTLNVNKHRAQIEAFVRLQGASSKDSGLVSDILIHGTKTRNRSIHGDVVVVELLPKNEWKGRTTALGENDGESPSEPMPTGRVVGILQKNWRDYVVTFPSKEEVQSQGKNARKILVTPWDYRIPKILISTQQAEALQDFRVVVRIDSWESTSMYPSGHFVRVLGRIGDLEGEIATILVENSISVVPFSEAQMCEMPVNTTENPWKVSSEEERERKDLRKSHLVFSIDPRGCEDVDDTLSVRALDNGNLELGVHIADVTHFVASHSYIDIEARTRATTYYLADRRYDMLPSILSADVCSLLGGVDRYAVSIMWELDKTSYEIKKVWYGRTIIRSAYKLFYEAAQELLDGNVDIVDDIPEFRDLDEKSRQAKLEELLWAIGKLTDIARHIRAKRDQCGALELEGVEVRVQLDEKKNIHDLIPKQPLEVHETVAECMILANHWVAKKICESFPHQALLRRHPPPHQEFFSELRECAKAKGFFIDTRSNKALADSLDNANDPNDPIVNWLLRSMATQAMSNALYFSTGSCAEEEFHHYGLALDKYTHFTSPIRRYSDIIVHRLLLAAISKDKKMEIKENLFSNKDLEELCRHINNRNRAAQHSQKQSTELFQCMYFKDKDPETEERCISDGVIYSIRTNGVLVFIPRFGIKSAAYLKNKDGLVISCSPDGHSEWKPGSLQRFQNKITSTTTGGESVTFHLFDHVTVRISVQASRCHSDTIRLEIISNKPYMMPDTELFQQSSLLLKSDLVKEVARSMEEAQLAQEVQVNVIEKDYQKYCQTKGRSLYTLLEEIRDLALLDVSNSYGI
- the TIPIN gene encoding TIMELESS-interacting protein isoform X2, which produces MEHWAHRLFPKLQFEDFIDRVEYLGNKKEVQTCLKRIRLDLPILHEDFVSNNDEVGENNGHGVTATELDPFLTNSSESAKFASESSRSLTEEQQQRIERNKQLALERRQAKLLSNSQSLGNDLLMNTPSTQTPEEGSTGEEQKEEESNGFNKDLLDDPHNDAAANTVNEEEALKIEKMQLDQSF
- the DIS3L gene encoding DIS3-like exonuclease 1 isoform X4: MIPDWKVVQDYLEILEFPELKGIIFMQTACQAVQHQRGRRQYNKLRNLLKDARHDCVLFANEFQQSCYLPRERGESMEKWQSRSIYNAATWYYHHCQDRMPIIMVTEDEEAIQQYGSETEGVFVISFKNYLDNFWPDLKAAHELCESILQSRRERENESQESHGKEYPEHLPLEVLEAGIKSGRYIQGTLNVNKHRAQIEAFVRLQGASSKDSGLVSDILIHGTKTRNRSIHGDVVVVELLPKNEWKGRTTALGENDGESPSEPMPTGRVVGILQKNWRDYVVTFPSKEEVQSQGKNARKILVTPWDYRIPKILISTQQAEALQDFRVVVRIDSWESTSMYPSGHFVRVLGRIGDLEGEIATILVENSISVVPFSEAQMCEMPVNTTENPWKVSSEEERERKDLRKSHLVFSIDPRGCEDVDDTLSVRALDNGNLELGVHIADVTHFVASHSYIDIEARTRATTYYLADRRYDMLPSILSADVCSLLGGVDRYAVSIMWELDKTSYEIKKVWYGRTIIRSAYKLFYEAAQELLDGNVDIVDDIPEFRDLDEKSRQAKLEELLWAIGKLTDIARHIRAKRDQCGALELEGVEVRVQLDEKKNIHDLIPKQPLEVHETVAECMILANHWVAKKICESFPHQALLRRHPPPHQEFFSELRECAKAKGFFIDTRSNKALADSLDNANDPNDPIVNWLLRSMATQAMSNALYFSTGSCAEEEFHHYGLALDKYTHFTSPIRRYSDIIVHRLLLAAISKDKKMEIKENLFSNKDLEELCRHINNRNRAAQHSQKQSTELFQCMYFKDKDPETEERCISDGVIYSIRTNGVLVFIPRFGIKSAAYLKNKDGLVISCSPDGHSEWKPGSLQRFQNKITSTTTGGESVTFHLFDHVTVRISVQASRCHSDTIRLEIISNKPYMMPDTELFQQSSLLLKSDLVKEVARSMEEAQLAQEVQVNVIEKDYQKYCQTKGRSLYTLLEEIRDLALLDVSNSYGI